From the Candidatus Eisenbacteria bacterium genome, one window contains:
- a CDS encoding methionine adenosyltransferase, with amino-acid sequence MNHTRLMTSESVSAGHPDKVADQISDAILDSLLEQDPDCRVACECLVTTGLALISGEITTTGYVEIPKIVRDTIHDIGYSDPSYGFDWETCAVLTSIDEQSKDIAQGVAREGADRMEQGAGDQGIMFGYASNETPELMPLPILLAHKICARLGECRSSGQIPFLGPDGKCQVTIEYGEDGRPIRVHTVVLSAQHKESTPIDEVRARLKQEVILPALPGNLADPEKIIFHINPTGRFVRGGPWADTGLTGRKIVVDTYGGLAPHGGGSFSGKDPSKVDRSATYAARWVAKNLVAAGLADRLLLQLAYAIGVAKPVSIHVEAYGTEKVAVPVIRRVIDEVFDLRPRAIIDGLNLLRPIYKRTATYGHFGRENEGFPWEEATRVEEIRRAVSRIKE; translated from the coding sequence ATGAACCATACCCGCTTGATGACATCCGAGTCTGTCTCCGCGGGACATCCCGACAAGGTCGCCGACCAGATCTCCGACGCCATTCTCGACTCCCTGCTCGAGCAGGACCCCGACTGCAGGGTAGCCTGCGAGTGCCTGGTGACGACGGGCCTCGCGCTGATCTCGGGAGAGATCACGACGACGGGGTATGTCGAGATCCCCAAGATCGTCCGCGACACGATTCACGACATCGGCTACAGCGACCCATCGTACGGCTTCGACTGGGAGACCTGCGCGGTCCTCACCTCGATCGACGAGCAGTCGAAGGACATCGCCCAGGGGGTCGCCCGCGAAGGCGCGGACCGGATGGAGCAGGGCGCCGGCGATCAGGGAATCATGTTCGGCTACGCCTCCAACGAGACGCCGGAGCTGATGCCGTTGCCGATCCTGCTGGCCCACAAGATCTGCGCGCGGCTGGGGGAGTGCAGGTCGAGCGGCCAGATTCCGTTCCTCGGCCCGGACGGGAAGTGCCAGGTCACGATCGAGTACGGCGAGGACGGCCGGCCCATCAGGGTCCACACCGTCGTCCTCTCGGCGCAGCACAAGGAATCGACCCCGATCGACGAGGTCCGCGCGCGCCTGAAGCAGGAGGTCATCCTGCCCGCGCTGCCCGGGAATCTCGCCGATCCCGAGAAGATCATCTTCCACATCAATCCCACCGGGAGATTCGTTCGCGGCGGGCCCTGGGCGGACACCGGCCTGACCGGGCGCAAGATCGTCGTCGACACGTACGGCGGCCTGGCTCCCCACGGGGGAGGGAGCTTCTCGGGGAAAGACCCCTCGAAGGTCGATCGCTCGGCAACCTACGCCGCGCGCTGGGTCGCGAAGAACCTCGTGGCCGCCGGACTCGCCGACCGGCTCCTACTCCAGCTGGCCTATGCCATCGGGGTGGCGAAGCCGGTGTCGATCCATGTGGAGGCCTACGGCACGGAGAAGGTCGCGGTCCCGGTCATTCGCAGGGTCATCGACGAGGTCTTCGACCTGCGGCCGCGAGCGATCATCGATGGGCTCAACCTGCTGCGCCCCATCTACAAGCGGACAGCGACCTACGGTCACTTCGGGCGGGAGAACGAGGGCTTTCCGTGGGAGGAGGCCACTCGCGTGGAAGAGATCCGGCGCGCGGTCTCGAGGATCAAGGAATAG
- a CDS encoding adenosylhomocysteinase, whose amino-acid sequence MALCDIRDRGLAPHGKNRILWADRQMPVLERIRERFGKEKPLAGHTLAACLHVTAETANLCRTLKAGGARVLVCASNPLSTQDDVSASMVEDFGIEVFAIKGEDHETYYAHIHAVLDPGPDLTMDDGADLVSTLHSKRTDLVAKVIGGTEETTTGVIRLRSMERDGVLRYPIVAVNDAKTKHLFDNRYGTGQSTIDGVLRCTNMLMAGSTVVVAGYGQCGRGVAMRARGMGASIIVTEVDPLRALEATMDGYRVLPMDAAAPLGDLFVTVTGDIHVLRREHFLKMKDGAIVANSGHFNVEIDIEALEKLASSRRDVRPFVEEFVIDGGKRIHLLGEGRLINLAAAEGHPANVMDMSFANQALCTEHIVKRAGSLERRVYGVPQEIDAEIASLKLACLDVAIDTLTEEQQIYLKSWDQGT is encoded by the coding sequence ATGGCGCTCTGCGACATACGGGACCGGGGACTCGCACCTCACGGGAAGAACAGGATTCTCTGGGCCGACCGGCAGATGCCAGTCCTGGAGAGGATCAGGGAGAGATTCGGGAAGGAGAAGCCGCTCGCGGGGCACACCCTCGCAGCCTGTCTGCACGTGACCGCCGAGACGGCGAATCTCTGCCGGACCCTGAAGGCAGGAGGAGCGCGCGTGCTGGTCTGCGCCTCCAACCCGCTCTCCACCCAGGACGACGTCTCCGCGTCAATGGTTGAGGACTTCGGAATCGAGGTCTTCGCGATCAAGGGGGAGGACCACGAGACCTACTACGCCCACATCCACGCCGTCCTGGATCCGGGTCCGGATCTGACGATGGACGACGGCGCGGATCTGGTCTCAACCCTGCACTCCAAGCGCACCGACCTGGTCGCGAAGGTGATCGGCGGCACGGAGGAGACGACCACCGGCGTCATCCGTCTGCGCAGCATGGAGCGCGACGGCGTTCTCCGGTATCCGATCGTCGCGGTCAACGACGCGAAGACCAAGCACCTCTTCGACAACCGCTACGGGACCGGACAGAGCACGATCGATGGCGTGCTCCGCTGCACCAACATGCTGATGGCGGGCAGCACCGTGGTGGTCGCCGGCTACGGCCAGTGCGGGAGGGGGGTCGCCATGAGGGCCCGCGGGATGGGCGCCAGCATCATCGTCACCGAGGTCGATCCTCTGAGGGCTCTCGAGGCGACCATGGACGGCTATCGCGTCCTCCCCATGGACGCGGCGGCGCCTCTCGGAGACCTCTTCGTCACCGTCACGGGGGACATCCATGTGCTGCGCCGCGAGCACTTCCTGAAAATGAAGGATGGAGCGATCGTGGCGAACTCCGGCCACTTCAATGTCGAGATCGACATCGAGGCGCTCGAGAAGCTCGCCTCGTCGCGGCGCGACGTGCGCCCGTTCGTCGAGGAGTTCGTGATCGACGGCGGAAAGCGGATCCATCTTCTGGGCGAGGGGCGCCTGATCAACCTCGCCGCGGCGGAGGGGCATCCGGCGAACGTCATGGACATGAGCTTCGCCAACCAGGCCCTCTGCACCGAGCACATCGTGAAGAGGGCGGGATCTCTGGAGCGGCGCGTTTACGGCGTTCCCCAGGAAATCGACGCGGAGATCGCCAGCCTGAAGCTCGCTTGCCTGGACGTCGCGATCGATACGCTCACGGAGGAGCAGCAGATCTACCTCAAGTCCTGGGATCAGGGGACATAG